In Calonectris borealis chromosome 20, bCalBor7.hap1.2, whole genome shotgun sequence, a genomic segment contains:
- the ENDOV gene encoding endonuclease V isoform X7 produces MQNRLLLPAAPPRPAVLPAPGEAAPLQRPWRTGTTPEKQSRRRKLLLHCLNLSPWAAAEPSAALLPSPRRCSLPRCSGAGPLSRTTGSRLLIKLVFAPAAPPASFAGTAALRPRSRGGDGGDTGFRRGAMSGRAAEPPPDATLRRWERWVRGLLRGLPARPAPRGGSVGAGRDGAACSRGERGTPVSAAGWSFASEQAQLKASVVEEDTEEWQEDASFTGLERVGGVDLSYIKGDDTSACASLVVLSYPALEVLYEDCRMVAVSAPYVAGFLAFREVPFLVEAVQRLQQEEPKLKPQVLLVDGNGLLHPRGFGVACHLGVLTDLPCIGVAKNLLQVDGLVRDELHREQIRSLQREGDTFPLTGTSGRVLGMVLRSYNSSSKPLYISVGHRVRLETAVRLVKSCCRYRIPEPIRQQKKGG; encoded by the exons ATGCAGAACAGGCTCCTTctcccagccgcccctccccgccccgccgtccTCCCTGCGCCCGGGGAGGCCGCGCCTCTTCAGCGCCCCTGGAGAACTGGGACCACGCCGGAAAAACAAAGTCGCCGAAGGAAGCTGCTCCTTCACTGCCTTAACCTCTCGCCGTGGGCTGCGGCGGAGCCCTcagctgccctcctcccctcGCCTCGCCGGTGCTCGCTGCCGCGTTGTTCCGGGGCAGGGCCCCTCTCCCGGACCACCGGGAGCCGTTTGCTAATAAAGCTCGTTTTCGCTCCCGCGGCTCCTCCCGCCTCCTTCGCCGGAACGGCCGCTCTCCGCCCGCGTTCCCGGGGGGGTGACGGGGGTGACACGGGCTTCCGGCGCGGCGCCATGTCGGGGCGCGcagcggagccgccgccggacGCCACGCTCCGCCGCTGGGAACG GTGGGTCCGTGGGCTCCTCCGGGGCCTGCCGGcacgcccggccccgcggggtgGTTCGGTTGGGGCTGGGCGGGATGGAGCAGCCTGCAGCCGAGGAGAAAGGGGCACCCCTGTCTCGGCGGCTGGGTGGTCTTTCGCTAGCGAGCAGGCCCAGTTAAAAGCCAGCGTGGTGGAGGAGGACACCGAGGAGTGGCAGGAAGATGCGAGTTTTACAGGACTGGAGAGAGTGGGAGGTGTGGACTTATCTTACATCAAAGGAGACGACACCAGCGCCTGCGCTTCCCTGGTCGTTCTCAGCTACCCGGCTCTTGAG GTGCTGTACGAGGATTGCCGGATGGTGGCTGTGAGCGCCCCGTACGTGGCAGGATTCTTGGCCTTCCGGGAGGTCCCTTTCCTGGTGGAAGCTGTCCAGAGACTTCAGCAGGAGGAGCCCAAGCTCAAACCTCAG gTACTTCTTGTAGACGGGAATGGCCTGCTCCATCCCAGAG GATTTGGTGTGGCCTGTCACCTTGGGGTCCTGACGGATCTACCATGCATTGGAGTGGCCAAGAACCTCCTGCAGGTGGATGGCTTGGTCAGGGATGAGCTGCACAGAGAGCAG ATTCGTTCCTTGCAGAGGGAAGGAGATACGTTCCCCCTGACAGGCACTTCGGGCAGAGTCCTGGGCATG GTCCTGCGTAGCTACAACAGCAGCTCTAAGCCGCTTTATATCTCTGTGGGTCACAGGGTGCGCCTGGAGACAGCCGTGCGTCTAGTCAAGTCCTGCTGCAGGTACCGGATCCCGGAGCCCATCCGTCAG
- the ENDOV gene encoding endonuclease V isoform X11 produces MQNRLLLPAAPPRPAVLPAPGEAAPLQRPWRTGTTPEKQSRRRKLLLHCLNLSPWAAAEPSAALLPSPRRCSLPRCSGAGPLSRTTGSRLLIKLVFAPAAPPASFAGTAALRPRSRGGDGGDTGFRRGAMSGRAAEPPPDATLRRWEREQAQLKASVVEEDTEEWQEDASFTGLERVGGVDLSYIKGDDTSACASLVVLSYPALEVLYEDCRMVAVSAPYVAGFLAFREVPFLVEAVQRLQQEEPKLKPQVLLVDGNGLLHPRGFGVACHLGVLTDLPCIGVAKNLLQVDGLVRDELHREQIRSLQREGDTFPLTGTSGRVLGMVLRSYNSSSKPLYISVGHRVRLETAVRLVKSCCRYRIPEPIRQADIRSREYIRKQLCSPLEVISSGPERKKEAELDD; encoded by the exons ATGCAGAACAGGCTCCTTctcccagccgcccctccccgccccgccgtccTCCCTGCGCCCGGGGAGGCCGCGCCTCTTCAGCGCCCCTGGAGAACTGGGACCACGCCGGAAAAACAAAGTCGCCGAAGGAAGCTGCTCCTTCACTGCCTTAACCTCTCGCCGTGGGCTGCGGCGGAGCCCTcagctgccctcctcccctcGCCTCGCCGGTGCTCGCTGCCGCGTTGTTCCGGGGCAGGGCCCCTCTCCCGGACCACCGGGAGCCGTTTGCTAATAAAGCTCGTTTTCGCTCCCGCGGCTCCTCCCGCCTCCTTCGCCGGAACGGCCGCTCTCCGCCCGCGTTCCCGGGGGGGTGACGGGGGTGACACGGGCTTCCGGCGCGGCGCCATGTCGGGGCGCGcagcggagccgccgccggacGCCACGCTCCGCCGCTGGGAACG CGAGCAGGCCCAGTTAAAAGCCAGCGTGGTGGAGGAGGACACCGAGGAGTGGCAGGAAGATGCGAGTTTTACAGGACTGGAGAGAGTGGGAGGTGTGGACTTATCTTACATCAAAGGAGACGACACCAGCGCCTGCGCTTCCCTGGTCGTTCTCAGCTACCCGGCTCTTGAG GTGCTGTACGAGGATTGCCGGATGGTGGCTGTGAGCGCCCCGTACGTGGCAGGATTCTTGGCCTTCCGGGAGGTCCCTTTCCTGGTGGAAGCTGTCCAGAGACTTCAGCAGGAGGAGCCCAAGCTCAAACCTCAG gTACTTCTTGTAGACGGGAATGGCCTGCTCCATCCCAGAG GATTTGGTGTGGCCTGTCACCTTGGGGTCCTGACGGATCTACCATGCATTGGAGTGGCCAAGAACCTCCTGCAGGTGGATGGCTTGGTCAGGGATGAGCTGCACAGAGAGCAG ATTCGTTCCTTGCAGAGGGAAGGAGATACGTTCCCCCTGACAGGCACTTCGGGCAGAGTCCTGGGCATG GTCCTGCGTAGCTACAACAGCAGCTCTAAGCCGCTTTATATCTCTGTGGGTCACAGGGTGCGCCTGGAGACAGCCGTGCGTCTAGTCAAGTCCTGCTGCAGGTACCGGATCCCGGAGCCCATCCGTCAG GCTGATATTAGATCGAGGGAGTATATTCGGAAGCAGCTGTGTTCACCACTGGAGGTCATATCATCTGGGCCAGAGAG
- the ENDOV gene encoding endonuclease V isoform X6, with protein sequence MQNRLLLPAAPPRPAVLPAPGEAAPLQRPWRTGTTPEKQSRRRKLLLHCLNLSPWAAAEPSAALLPSPRRCSLPRCSGAGPLSRTTGSRLLIKLVFAPAAPPASFAGTAALRPRSRGGDGGDTGFRRGAMSGRAAEPPPDATLRRWERWVRGLLRGLPARPAPRGGSVGAGRDGAACSRGERGTPVSAAGWSFASEQAQLKASVVEEDTEEWQEDASFTGLERVGGVDLSYIKGDDTSACASLVVLSYPALEVLYEDCRMVAVSAPYVAGFLAFREVPFLVEAVQRLQQEEPKLKPQVLLVDGNGLLHPRGFGVACHLGVLTDLPCIGVAKNLLQVDGLVRDELHREQIRSLQREGDTFPLTGTSGRVLGMVLRSYNSSSKPLYISVGHRVRLETAVRLVKSCCRYRIPEPIRQADIRSREYIRKQLCSPLEVISSGPERKKEAELDD encoded by the exons ATGCAGAACAGGCTCCTTctcccagccgcccctccccgccccgccgtccTCCCTGCGCCCGGGGAGGCCGCGCCTCTTCAGCGCCCCTGGAGAACTGGGACCACGCCGGAAAAACAAAGTCGCCGAAGGAAGCTGCTCCTTCACTGCCTTAACCTCTCGCCGTGGGCTGCGGCGGAGCCCTcagctgccctcctcccctcGCCTCGCCGGTGCTCGCTGCCGCGTTGTTCCGGGGCAGGGCCCCTCTCCCGGACCACCGGGAGCCGTTTGCTAATAAAGCTCGTTTTCGCTCCCGCGGCTCCTCCCGCCTCCTTCGCCGGAACGGCCGCTCTCCGCCCGCGTTCCCGGGGGGGTGACGGGGGTGACACGGGCTTCCGGCGCGGCGCCATGTCGGGGCGCGcagcggagccgccgccggacGCCACGCTCCGCCGCTGGGAACG GTGGGTCCGTGGGCTCCTCCGGGGCCTGCCGGcacgcccggccccgcggggtgGTTCGGTTGGGGCTGGGCGGGATGGAGCAGCCTGCAGCCGAGGAGAAAGGGGCACCCCTGTCTCGGCGGCTGGGTGGTCTTTCGCTAGCGAGCAGGCCCAGTTAAAAGCCAGCGTGGTGGAGGAGGACACCGAGGAGTGGCAGGAAGATGCGAGTTTTACAGGACTGGAGAGAGTGGGAGGTGTGGACTTATCTTACATCAAAGGAGACGACACCAGCGCCTGCGCTTCCCTGGTCGTTCTCAGCTACCCGGCTCTTGAG GTGCTGTACGAGGATTGCCGGATGGTGGCTGTGAGCGCCCCGTACGTGGCAGGATTCTTGGCCTTCCGGGAGGTCCCTTTCCTGGTGGAAGCTGTCCAGAGACTTCAGCAGGAGGAGCCCAAGCTCAAACCTCAG gTACTTCTTGTAGACGGGAATGGCCTGCTCCATCCCAGAG GATTTGGTGTGGCCTGTCACCTTGGGGTCCTGACGGATCTACCATGCATTGGAGTGGCCAAGAACCTCCTGCAGGTGGATGGCTTGGTCAGGGATGAGCTGCACAGAGAGCAG ATTCGTTCCTTGCAGAGGGAAGGAGATACGTTCCCCCTGACAGGCACTTCGGGCAGAGTCCTGGGCATG GTCCTGCGTAGCTACAACAGCAGCTCTAAGCCGCTTTATATCTCTGTGGGTCACAGGGTGCGCCTGGAGACAGCCGTGCGTCTAGTCAAGTCCTGCTGCAGGTACCGGATCCCGGAGCCCATCCGTCAG GCTGATATTAGATCGAGGGAGTATATTCGGAAGCAGCTGTGTTCACCACTGGAGGTCATATCATCTGGGCCAGAGAG
- the ENDOV gene encoding endonuclease V isoform X8, with translation MQNRLLLPAAPPRPAVLPAPGEAAPLQRPWRTGTTPEKQSRRRKLLLHCLNLSPWAAAEPSAALLPSPRRCSLPRCSGAGPLSRTTGSRLLIKLVFAPAAPPASFAGTAALRPRSRGGDGGDTGFRRGAMSGRAAEPPPDATLRRWERWVRGLLRGLPARPAPRGGSVGAGRDGAACSRGERGTPVSAAGWSFASEQAQLKASVVEEDTEEWQEDASFTGLERVGGVDLSYIKGDDTSACASLVVLSYPALEVLYEDCRMVAVSAPYVAGFLAFREVPFLVEAVQRLQQEEPKLKPQVLLVDGNGLLHPRGFGVACHLGVLTDLPCIGVAKNLLQVDGLVRDELHREQIRSLQREGDTFPLTGTSGRVLGMVLRSYNSSSKPLYISVGHRVRLETAVRLVKSCCRYRIPEPIRQKKGG, from the exons ATGCAGAACAGGCTCCTTctcccagccgcccctccccgccccgccgtccTCCCTGCGCCCGGGGAGGCCGCGCCTCTTCAGCGCCCCTGGAGAACTGGGACCACGCCGGAAAAACAAAGTCGCCGAAGGAAGCTGCTCCTTCACTGCCTTAACCTCTCGCCGTGGGCTGCGGCGGAGCCCTcagctgccctcctcccctcGCCTCGCCGGTGCTCGCTGCCGCGTTGTTCCGGGGCAGGGCCCCTCTCCCGGACCACCGGGAGCCGTTTGCTAATAAAGCTCGTTTTCGCTCCCGCGGCTCCTCCCGCCTCCTTCGCCGGAACGGCCGCTCTCCGCCCGCGTTCCCGGGGGGGTGACGGGGGTGACACGGGCTTCCGGCGCGGCGCCATGTCGGGGCGCGcagcggagccgccgccggacGCCACGCTCCGCCGCTGGGAACG GTGGGTCCGTGGGCTCCTCCGGGGCCTGCCGGcacgcccggccccgcggggtgGTTCGGTTGGGGCTGGGCGGGATGGAGCAGCCTGCAGCCGAGGAGAAAGGGGCACCCCTGTCTCGGCGGCTGGGTGGTCTTTCGCTAGCGAGCAGGCCCAGTTAAAAGCCAGCGTGGTGGAGGAGGACACCGAGGAGTGGCAGGAAGATGCGAGTTTTACAGGACTGGAGAGAGTGGGAGGTGTGGACTTATCTTACATCAAAGGAGACGACACCAGCGCCTGCGCTTCCCTGGTCGTTCTCAGCTACCCGGCTCTTGAG GTGCTGTACGAGGATTGCCGGATGGTGGCTGTGAGCGCCCCGTACGTGGCAGGATTCTTGGCCTTCCGGGAGGTCCCTTTCCTGGTGGAAGCTGTCCAGAGACTTCAGCAGGAGGAGCCCAAGCTCAAACCTCAG gTACTTCTTGTAGACGGGAATGGCCTGCTCCATCCCAGAG GATTTGGTGTGGCCTGTCACCTTGGGGTCCTGACGGATCTACCATGCATTGGAGTGGCCAAGAACCTCCTGCAGGTGGATGGCTTGGTCAGGGATGAGCTGCACAGAGAGCAG ATTCGTTCCTTGCAGAGGGAAGGAGATACGTTCCCCCTGACAGGCACTTCGGGCAGAGTCCTGGGCATG GTCCTGCGTAGCTACAACAGCAGCTCTAAGCCGCTTTATATCTCTGTGGGTCACAGGGTGCGCCTGGAGACAGCCGTGCGTCTAGTCAAGTCCTGCTGCAGGTACCGGATCCCGGAGCCCATCCGTCAG
- the ENDOV gene encoding endonuclease V isoform X12 → MQNRLLLPAAPPRPAVLPAPGEAAPLQRPWRTGTTPEKQSRRRKLLLHCLNLSPWAAAEPSAALLPSPRRCSLPRCSGAGPLSRTTGSRLLIKLVFAPAAPPASFAGTAALRPRSRGGDGGDTGFRRGAMSGRAAEPPPDATLRRWERWVRGLLRGLPARPAPRGGSVGAGRDGAACSRGERGTPVSAAGWSFASEQAQLKASVVEEDTEEWQEDASFTGLERVGGVDLSYIKGDDTSACASLVVLSYPALEVLYEDCRMVAVSAPYVAGFLAFREVPFLVEAVQRLQQEEPKLKPQVLLVDGNGLLHPRGFGVACHLGVLTDLPCIGVAKNLLQVDGLVRDELHREQIRSLQREGDTFPLTGTSGRVLGMGAPGDSRASSQVLLQVPDPGAHPSG, encoded by the exons ATGCAGAACAGGCTCCTTctcccagccgcccctccccgccccgccgtccTCCCTGCGCCCGGGGAGGCCGCGCCTCTTCAGCGCCCCTGGAGAACTGGGACCACGCCGGAAAAACAAAGTCGCCGAAGGAAGCTGCTCCTTCACTGCCTTAACCTCTCGCCGTGGGCTGCGGCGGAGCCCTcagctgccctcctcccctcGCCTCGCCGGTGCTCGCTGCCGCGTTGTTCCGGGGCAGGGCCCCTCTCCCGGACCACCGGGAGCCGTTTGCTAATAAAGCTCGTTTTCGCTCCCGCGGCTCCTCCCGCCTCCTTCGCCGGAACGGCCGCTCTCCGCCCGCGTTCCCGGGGGGGTGACGGGGGTGACACGGGCTTCCGGCGCGGCGCCATGTCGGGGCGCGcagcggagccgccgccggacGCCACGCTCCGCCGCTGGGAACG GTGGGTCCGTGGGCTCCTCCGGGGCCTGCCGGcacgcccggccccgcggggtgGTTCGGTTGGGGCTGGGCGGGATGGAGCAGCCTGCAGCCGAGGAGAAAGGGGCACCCCTGTCTCGGCGGCTGGGTGGTCTTTCGCTAGCGAGCAGGCCCAGTTAAAAGCCAGCGTGGTGGAGGAGGACACCGAGGAGTGGCAGGAAGATGCGAGTTTTACAGGACTGGAGAGAGTGGGAGGTGTGGACTTATCTTACATCAAAGGAGACGACACCAGCGCCTGCGCTTCCCTGGTCGTTCTCAGCTACCCGGCTCTTGAG GTGCTGTACGAGGATTGCCGGATGGTGGCTGTGAGCGCCCCGTACGTGGCAGGATTCTTGGCCTTCCGGGAGGTCCCTTTCCTGGTGGAAGCTGTCCAGAGACTTCAGCAGGAGGAGCCCAAGCTCAAACCTCAG gTACTTCTTGTAGACGGGAATGGCCTGCTCCATCCCAGAG GATTTGGTGTGGCCTGTCACCTTGGGGTCCTGACGGATCTACCATGCATTGGAGTGGCCAAGAACCTCCTGCAGGTGGATGGCTTGGTCAGGGATGAGCTGCACAGAGAGCAG ATTCGTTCCTTGCAGAGGGAAGGAGATACGTTCCCCCTGACAGGCACTTCGGGCAGAGTCCTGGGCATG GGTGCGCCTGGAGACAGCCGTGCGTCTAGTCAAGTCCTGCTGCAGGTACCGGATCCCGGAGCCCATCCGTCAG GCTGA
- the ENDOV gene encoding endonuclease V isoform X9: MQNRLLLPAAPPRPAVLPAPGEAAPLQRPWRTGTTPEKQSRRRKLLLHCLNLSPWAAAEPSAALLPSPRRCSLPRCSGAGPLSRTTGSRLLIKLVFAPAAPPASFAGTAALRPRSRGGDGGDTGFRRGAMSGRAAEPPPDATLRRWERWVRGLLRGLPARPAPRGGSVGAGRDGAACSRGERGTPVSAAGWSFASEQAQLKASVVEEDTEEWQEDASFTGLERVGGVDLSYIKGDDTSACASLVVLSYPALEVLYEDCRMVAVSAPYVAGFLAFREVPFLVEAVQRLQQEEPKLKPQVLLVDGNGLLHPRGFGVACHLGVLTDLPCIGVAKNLLQVDGLVRDELHREQIRSLQREGDTFPLTGTSGRVLGMGAPGDSRASSQVLLQVPDPGAHPSGNFWDADVNIQELEMQFSWAL; encoded by the exons ATGCAGAACAGGCTCCTTctcccagccgcccctccccgccccgccgtccTCCCTGCGCCCGGGGAGGCCGCGCCTCTTCAGCGCCCCTGGAGAACTGGGACCACGCCGGAAAAACAAAGTCGCCGAAGGAAGCTGCTCCTTCACTGCCTTAACCTCTCGCCGTGGGCTGCGGCGGAGCCCTcagctgccctcctcccctcGCCTCGCCGGTGCTCGCTGCCGCGTTGTTCCGGGGCAGGGCCCCTCTCCCGGACCACCGGGAGCCGTTTGCTAATAAAGCTCGTTTTCGCTCCCGCGGCTCCTCCCGCCTCCTTCGCCGGAACGGCCGCTCTCCGCCCGCGTTCCCGGGGGGGTGACGGGGGTGACACGGGCTTCCGGCGCGGCGCCATGTCGGGGCGCGcagcggagccgccgccggacGCCACGCTCCGCCGCTGGGAACG GTGGGTCCGTGGGCTCCTCCGGGGCCTGCCGGcacgcccggccccgcggggtgGTTCGGTTGGGGCTGGGCGGGATGGAGCAGCCTGCAGCCGAGGAGAAAGGGGCACCCCTGTCTCGGCGGCTGGGTGGTCTTTCGCTAGCGAGCAGGCCCAGTTAAAAGCCAGCGTGGTGGAGGAGGACACCGAGGAGTGGCAGGAAGATGCGAGTTTTACAGGACTGGAGAGAGTGGGAGGTGTGGACTTATCTTACATCAAAGGAGACGACACCAGCGCCTGCGCTTCCCTGGTCGTTCTCAGCTACCCGGCTCTTGAG GTGCTGTACGAGGATTGCCGGATGGTGGCTGTGAGCGCCCCGTACGTGGCAGGATTCTTGGCCTTCCGGGAGGTCCCTTTCCTGGTGGAAGCTGTCCAGAGACTTCAGCAGGAGGAGCCCAAGCTCAAACCTCAG gTACTTCTTGTAGACGGGAATGGCCTGCTCCATCCCAGAG GATTTGGTGTGGCCTGTCACCTTGGGGTCCTGACGGATCTACCATGCATTGGAGTGGCCAAGAACCTCCTGCAGGTGGATGGCTTGGTCAGGGATGAGCTGCACAGAGAGCAG ATTCGTTCCTTGCAGAGGGAAGGAGATACGTTCCCCCTGACAGGCACTTCGGGCAGAGTCCTGGGCATG GGTGCGCCTGGAGACAGCCGTGCGTCTAGTCAAGTCCTGCTGCAGGTACCGGATCCCGGAGCCCATCCGTCAG GCAACTTCTGGGATGCTGATGTTAATATACAGGAGCTGGAAATGCAGTTTTCCTGGGCACTTTGA
- the ENDOV gene encoding endonuclease V isoform X10, giving the protein MQNRLLLPAAPPRPAVLPAPGEAAPLQRPWRTGTTPEKQSRRRKLLLHCLNLSPWAAAEPSAALLPSPRRCSLPRCSGAGPLSRTTGSRLLIKLVFAPAAPPASFAGTAALRPRSRGGDGGDTGFRRGAMSGRAAEPPPDATLRRWEREQAQLKASVVEEDTEEWQEDASFTGLERVGGVDLSYIKGDDTSACASLVVLSYPALEVLYEDCRMVAVSAPYVAGFLAFREVPFLVEAVQRLQQEEPKLKPQVLLVDGNGLLHPRGFGVACHLGVLTDLPCIGVAKNLLQVDGLVRDELHREQIRSLQREGDTFPLTGTSGRVLGMVLRSYNSSSKPLYISVGHRVRLETAVRLVKSCCRYRIPEPIRQADIRSREYIRKQLCSPLEVISSGPESRKKEAELDD; this is encoded by the exons ATGCAGAACAGGCTCCTTctcccagccgcccctccccgccccgccgtccTCCCTGCGCCCGGGGAGGCCGCGCCTCTTCAGCGCCCCTGGAGAACTGGGACCACGCCGGAAAAACAAAGTCGCCGAAGGAAGCTGCTCCTTCACTGCCTTAACCTCTCGCCGTGGGCTGCGGCGGAGCCCTcagctgccctcctcccctcGCCTCGCCGGTGCTCGCTGCCGCGTTGTTCCGGGGCAGGGCCCCTCTCCCGGACCACCGGGAGCCGTTTGCTAATAAAGCTCGTTTTCGCTCCCGCGGCTCCTCCCGCCTCCTTCGCCGGAACGGCCGCTCTCCGCCCGCGTTCCCGGGGGGGTGACGGGGGTGACACGGGCTTCCGGCGCGGCGCCATGTCGGGGCGCGcagcggagccgccgccggacGCCACGCTCCGCCGCTGGGAACG CGAGCAGGCCCAGTTAAAAGCCAGCGTGGTGGAGGAGGACACCGAGGAGTGGCAGGAAGATGCGAGTTTTACAGGACTGGAGAGAGTGGGAGGTGTGGACTTATCTTACATCAAAGGAGACGACACCAGCGCCTGCGCTTCCCTGGTCGTTCTCAGCTACCCGGCTCTTGAG GTGCTGTACGAGGATTGCCGGATGGTGGCTGTGAGCGCCCCGTACGTGGCAGGATTCTTGGCCTTCCGGGAGGTCCCTTTCCTGGTGGAAGCTGTCCAGAGACTTCAGCAGGAGGAGCCCAAGCTCAAACCTCAG gTACTTCTTGTAGACGGGAATGGCCTGCTCCATCCCAGAG GATTTGGTGTGGCCTGTCACCTTGGGGTCCTGACGGATCTACCATGCATTGGAGTGGCCAAGAACCTCCTGCAGGTGGATGGCTTGGTCAGGGATGAGCTGCACAGAGAGCAG ATTCGTTCCTTGCAGAGGGAAGGAGATACGTTCCCCCTGACAGGCACTTCGGGCAGAGTCCTGGGCATG GTCCTGCGTAGCTACAACAGCAGCTCTAAGCCGCTTTATATCTCTGTGGGTCACAGGGTGCGCCTGGAGACAGCCGTGCGTCTAGTCAAGTCCTGCTGCAGGTACCGGATCCCGGAGCCCATCCGTCAG GCTGATATTAGATCGAGGGAGTATATTCGGAAGCAGCTGTGTTCACCACTGGAGGTCATATCATCTGGGCCAGAGAG
- the ENDOV gene encoding endonuclease V isoform X4 yields the protein MQNRLLLPAAPPRPAVLPAPGEAAPLQRPWRTGTTPEKQSRRRKLLLHCLNLSPWAAAEPSAALLPSPRRCSLPRCSGAGPLSRTTGSRLLIKLVFAPAAPPASFAGTAALRPRSRGGDGGDTGFRRGAMSGRAAEPPPDATLRRWERWVRGLLRGLPARPAPRGGSVGAGRDGAACSRGERGTPVSAAGWSFASEQAQLKASVVEEDTEEWQEDASFTGLERVGGVDLSYIKGDDTSACASLVVLSYPALEVLYEDCRMVAVSAPYVAGFLAFREVPFLVEAVQRLQQEEPKLKPQVLLVDGNGLLHPRGFGVACHLGVLTDLPCIGVAKNLLQVDGLVRDELHREQIRSLQREGDTFPLTGTSGRVLGMVLRSYNSSSKPLYISVGHRVRLETAVRLVKSCCRYRIPEPIRQADIRSREYIRKQLCSPLEVISSGPESRKKEAELDD from the exons ATGCAGAACAGGCTCCTTctcccagccgcccctccccgccccgccgtccTCCCTGCGCCCGGGGAGGCCGCGCCTCTTCAGCGCCCCTGGAGAACTGGGACCACGCCGGAAAAACAAAGTCGCCGAAGGAAGCTGCTCCTTCACTGCCTTAACCTCTCGCCGTGGGCTGCGGCGGAGCCCTcagctgccctcctcccctcGCCTCGCCGGTGCTCGCTGCCGCGTTGTTCCGGGGCAGGGCCCCTCTCCCGGACCACCGGGAGCCGTTTGCTAATAAAGCTCGTTTTCGCTCCCGCGGCTCCTCCCGCCTCCTTCGCCGGAACGGCCGCTCTCCGCCCGCGTTCCCGGGGGGGTGACGGGGGTGACACGGGCTTCCGGCGCGGCGCCATGTCGGGGCGCGcagcggagccgccgccggacGCCACGCTCCGCCGCTGGGAACG GTGGGTCCGTGGGCTCCTCCGGGGCCTGCCGGcacgcccggccccgcggggtgGTTCGGTTGGGGCTGGGCGGGATGGAGCAGCCTGCAGCCGAGGAGAAAGGGGCACCCCTGTCTCGGCGGCTGGGTGGTCTTTCGCTAGCGAGCAGGCCCAGTTAAAAGCCAGCGTGGTGGAGGAGGACACCGAGGAGTGGCAGGAAGATGCGAGTTTTACAGGACTGGAGAGAGTGGGAGGTGTGGACTTATCTTACATCAAAGGAGACGACACCAGCGCCTGCGCTTCCCTGGTCGTTCTCAGCTACCCGGCTCTTGAG GTGCTGTACGAGGATTGCCGGATGGTGGCTGTGAGCGCCCCGTACGTGGCAGGATTCTTGGCCTTCCGGGAGGTCCCTTTCCTGGTGGAAGCTGTCCAGAGACTTCAGCAGGAGGAGCCCAAGCTCAAACCTCAG gTACTTCTTGTAGACGGGAATGGCCTGCTCCATCCCAGAG GATTTGGTGTGGCCTGTCACCTTGGGGTCCTGACGGATCTACCATGCATTGGAGTGGCCAAGAACCTCCTGCAGGTGGATGGCTTGGTCAGGGATGAGCTGCACAGAGAGCAG ATTCGTTCCTTGCAGAGGGAAGGAGATACGTTCCCCCTGACAGGCACTTCGGGCAGAGTCCTGGGCATG GTCCTGCGTAGCTACAACAGCAGCTCTAAGCCGCTTTATATCTCTGTGGGTCACAGGGTGCGCCTGGAGACAGCCGTGCGTCTAGTCAAGTCCTGCTGCAGGTACCGGATCCCGGAGCCCATCCGTCAG GCTGATATTAGATCGAGGGAGTATATTCGGAAGCAGCTGTGTTCACCACTGGAGGTCATATCATCTGGGCCAGAGAG